The following proteins are encoded in a genomic region of Cytophagales bacterium:
- a CDS encoding YraN family protein has translation MEKTLTKQDILDLFAVAEKRSAEADKRSAEANKMSAEANKRSAEAEKRFEKRSNKLESLFTGQWGKLIESLVAGDLVNLLKQRGIDVKHTALRLKRRYNGRQMEIDIIAINRTEIVAVEVKTTLLPDDVNDFIENLNDFKEAFSEYKNMKLYGAVAYLRVESKAEVYADRKGLFVIRATGKSASITNNKNFKPEIF, from the coding sequence ATGGAAAAGACACTTACAAAACAAGATATATTAGATTTGTTTGCTGTGGCTGAAAAAAGATCTGCTGAAGCTGATAAAAGATCTGCTGAAGCTAATAAAATGTCTGCTGAGGCTAATAAAAGATCTGCTGAGGCTGAAAAAAGATTTGAAAAAAGGAGCAATAAACTTGAAAGTTTATTTACCGGGCAGTGGGGCAAACTTATAGAATCACTCGTAGCAGGAGATTTAGTAAATCTTCTTAAACAACGAGGTATTGATGTTAAACATACTGCTTTAAGATTAAAAAGAAGATATAATGGAAGACAAATGGAAATAGATATCATTGCCATAAACAGAACAGAAATAGTTGCTGTGGAAGTAAAAACAACTTTACTACCAGATGATGTAAACGATTTTATAGAAAACCTAAATGACTTTAAAGAAGCATTTTCAGAATATAAAAATATGAAATTATATGGAGCCGTTGCTTATTTAAGAGTAGAATCAAAAGCCGAAGTATACGCAGACAGGAAAGGATTGTTTGTAATTCGGGCAACGGGGAAGAGCGCTTCTATAACAAATAATAAAAACTTTAAACCCGAAATATTCTAA
- a CDS encoding YraN family protein gives MENTLTKQDILDLFAEADKRSAVADKRSAEAEKRFEKRSNELESLFTGQWGKLIESLVAGDLVNLLKQRGIDVEHTALRLKRRYNGRQMEIDIIAINRTEIVAVEVKTTLLPDDVNDFIENLNDFKEAFSEYKNMKLYGAVAYLRVESKAEVYADRKGLFVIRATGKSASITNDKNFKPEIF, from the coding sequence ATGGAAAATACACTTACAAAACAAGATATATTAGATTTGTTTGCTGAGGCTGATAAAAGATCTGCTGTAGCTGATAAAAGATCTGCTGAGGCTGAAAAAAGATTTGAAAAAAGGAGCAATGAACTTGAAAGTTTATTTACCGGGCAGTGGGGCAAACTTATAGAATCACTCGTAGCAGGAGATTTGGTAAATCTTCTTAAACAACGAGGTATTGATGTTGAACATACTGCTTTAAGATTAAAAAGAAGATATAATGGAAGACAAATGGAAATAGATATCATTGCCATAAACAGAACAGAAATAGTTGCTGTGGAAGTAAAAACAACTTTACTACCAGATGATGTAAACGATTTTATAGAAAACCTAAATGACTTTAAAGAAGCATTTTCAGAATATAAAAATATGAAATTATATGGAGCCGTTGCTTATTTAAGAGTAGAATCAAAAGCCGAGGTATACGCAGACAGGAAAGGATTGTTTGTAATTAGAGCAACGGGGAAGAGCGCTTCTATAACAAATGATAAAAACTTTAAACCCGAAATATTCTAA
- a CDS encoding M4 family metallopeptidase, with translation MLENMVEKGSTKIRKAALQTIKQSSHVRMERSTMAEHSGTDLQSMVAGVDHHSEKRYRRVYDAKNQEILPGSLVRSEGDKPTGDVTADEAYDGAGHTWDLYKNEYDRNSIDDHGMIIDQTVHHGVNYNNAFWNGKQMIYGDGDEEIFTRFTIDLDIIGHELTHGVIQYEANLRYRYQSGALNESFADVFGSLVKQKKTNQQAKDADWLIGRNVLIGNQYALRSMKAPGTAYQGHPVLGDDPQPATMDDYLELPPWDDNGGVHINSGIPNHAFYLVAVEIGGNAWQKAGLIWYVTLRDKLKRNANFSKAARATIHTARDLFGKKSLEEKAVKKAWERVKVI, from the coding sequence ATGCTTGAAAATATGGTGGAAAAAGGCAGCACGAAAATAAGGAAAGCAGCGCTTCAAACCATTAAGCAATCCAGTCATGTGCGTATGGAGCGGTCAACGATGGCTGAACATTCTGGAACTGACCTGCAAAGTATGGTTGCCGGTGTTGATCATCACTCTGAAAAACGCTACAGGCGTGTTTACGATGCAAAGAACCAGGAGATATTACCCGGATCATTGGTGCGAAGTGAAGGGGACAAACCTACCGGTGATGTTACTGCTGACGAAGCTTATGACGGTGCAGGGCATACCTGGGATCTATATAAGAATGAGTACGATAGAAATTCTATTGATGATCACGGAATGATCATTGACCAAACCGTACATCACGGGGTAAATTACAACAACGCTTTCTGGAATGGTAAGCAAATGATATATGGTGATGGGGATGAGGAAATTTTTACACGTTTTACCATAGACCTGGACATTATAGGCCATGAATTAACTCATGGCGTTATCCAGTATGAAGCAAATTTACGTTACCGGTATCAAAGCGGTGCACTCAATGAATCCTTTGCTGATGTATTCGGTTCATTGGTTAAACAGAAAAAAACAAACCAGCAGGCAAAAGATGCCGACTGGCTGATTGGCAGGAATGTATTGATAGGAAACCAATATGCCCTCCGGTCTATGAAAGCGCCAGGTACGGCTTATCAGGGGCATCCTGTTTTAGGCGATGATCCTCAGCCTGCAACCATGGATGATTACCTGGAATTACCTCCGTGGGACGACAATGGAGGCGTACATATCAATTCAGGTATTCCCAATCATGCTTTCTATCTGGTGGCTGTTGAGATCGGAGGAAATGCCTGGCAAAAAGCAGGTTTGATCTGGTATGTTACGCTGCGTGACAAATTGAAACGAAATGCAAATTTCTCAAAAGCTGCCCGTGCAACGATACATACTGCCCGTGACCTATTTGGCAAAAAAAGCCTGGAAGAGAAGGCGGTGAAGAAGGCGTGGGAAAGAGTAAAAGTTATTTGA